In Vigna unguiculata cultivar IT97K-499-35 chromosome 3, ASM411807v1, whole genome shotgun sequence, a single genomic region encodes these proteins:
- the LOC114178127 gene encoding uncharacterized protein LOC114178127, with product MSAPLGIGIRSGSYGSLDKQVQNGSGRKAPKMLKEKEKERLFLWICKFAGRKKVGMLFLCLISAAVFIWVLYVGKGEDSQEGNTVPNIGDNESISASDSKSEISRKNAMDLTTKLSSPPPGYFLGYNLPPGHPCNSFTLPPPPADKKRTGPRPCPVCYLPVEEAIGLMPALPSPSPVLRNLTYVYEENLSRDGEFGGSEFGGYPTLKQRNDSFDIRESMSVHCGFLRGIKPGRKTGFDIDEADLFEMEQCKGVVVASAIFGNFDEINEPKNVSDYSRKTVCFLMFVDEETEKYLSSSGKLGSSKKIGSWRIIVARNLPYADARRTGKIPKLLLHRMVPNARYSIWLDGKLELVVDPYQILERFLWRNNATFAISKHYRRFDVFVEAEANKAAGKYENASIDFQIEFYKREGLTPYTEAKLPLISDVPEGCVIVREHVPISNLFTCLWFNEVDRFTSRDQLSFSTVRDKILSRVDFHFHMFLDCERRNFVVQKYHRDLLLRLAPPDSFGHSSPPPPSPLTPSHVLETSPEKVANSPIKRGTGKRGKDRKAGQRRHRKVAAGSREMEPS from the exons ATGTCTGCTCCATTGGGTATTGGAATTCGTTCTGGAAGTTATGGGTCTTTGGATAAACAGGTACAGAACGGCTCTGGACGAAAGGCTCCGAAGATGCtcaaggagaaggagaaggagaggTTGTTCCTTTGGATCTGCAAGTTCGCCGGTCGCAAGAAGGTCGGAATGCTCTTCCTCTGTCTCATCTCTGCTGCAGTTTTCATCTGGGTTTTGTATGTTGGAAAAG GTGAAGATTCTCAGGAAGGAAACACAGTGCCAAACATTGGTGATAATGAAAGCATCTCTGCAAGTGATTCTAAATCTGAGATCTCTAGGAAAAATGCAATGGACTTAACTACAAAATTGAGCTCTCCACCCCCTGGCTATTTTTTGGGCTACAATCTTCCTCCAGGGCATCCTTGTAATAGCTTTACACTTCCTCCCCCGCCTGCTGATAAAAAGCGTACTGGGCCACGTC CATGCCCGGTGTGTTACCTTCCTGTGGAAGAAGCCATTGGACTGATGCCAGCATTGCCTTCACCTTCACCGGTCCTTAGGAATTTAACATACGTCTATGAGGAAAATTTAAGTAGAGATGGAGAATTTGGAGGTTCAGAATTTGGTGGATATCCTACTCTGAAGCAGAGAAATGATTCTTTTGATATACGGGAGTCAATGAGTGTGCACTGTGG ATTTTTAAGAGGAATAAAACCTGGCCGCAAAACAGGATTTGACATTGATGAAGCCGACCTTTTTGAAATGGAGCAGTGTAAAGGAGTGGTTGTTGCATCAGCCATATTTG GAAACTTTGACGAGATAAATGAGCCAAAAAATGTGAGTGACTATTCTAGGAAGACTGTGTGCTTCCTTATGTTCGTAGATGAAGAAACAGAAAAATATCTGAGCAGTTCTGGCAAGCTGGGAAGCAGCAAGAAGATTGGTTCATGGAGAATTATTGTTGCTCGGAATCTTCCTTACGCAGATGCAAGACGGACAGGAAAG ATTCCAAAGCTTCTGTTGCATAGAATGGTTCCAAATGCTCGCTATTCTATATGGCTTGATGGGAAGCTTGAGCTTGTTGTGGATCCATATCAAATTCTTGAAAG GTTTTTGTGGAGAAATAATGCTACTTTTGCGATATCAAAGCATTATAGACGTTTTGATGTATTCGTTGAGGCCGAGGCAAATAAAGCTGCTGGAAAGTATGAAAATGCCTCCATTGACTTTCAGATAGAGTTTTACAAGAGAGAGGGATTGACCCCGTATACAGAGGCCAAGCTTCCTCTTATAAGTG ATGTTCCTGAAGGATGTGTGATAGTACGAGAACATGTTCCTATAAGCAACCTCTTTACTTGTCTTTGGTTCAATGAAGTTGACCGATTCACTTCAAGGGACCAGCTTAGTTTCTCAACAGTCAGGGACAAAATTTTGTCGAGGGTAGATTTTCATTTTCACATGTTTTTGGATTGTGAACGACGCAACTTTGTAGTTCAG AAATACCACAGAGATCTATTACTGCGCCTGGCTCCACCAGATAGCTTTGGTCACAGTTCACCTCCTCCACCATCTCCTCTTACTCCGTCGCATGTGCTTGAAACATCACCTGAAAAGGTGGCAAACTCACCCATTAAAAGAGGCACTGGAAAGCGTGGAAAAGATCGAAAAGCTGGTCAGAGGCGCCACCGGAAAGTTGCAGCCGGAAGTAGAGAGATGGAACCGAGTTAA